One Nostoc sp. UHCC 0302 DNA window includes the following coding sequences:
- a CDS encoding tetratricopeptide repeat protein: protein MDYRLKCLSLATLVLSLSLSVSVAESKTRKIVQTPLTAQAQTTQQRRDEAWRLTILGVQQLNQGELQEALKTFEQALPIHKQIGDTAGESITLNNIGAVYNSLGQYSKALEYYQQALAISKQIRDISGEGITLNNIGAVYNNQGQYGEALEYYQQALAIFTQISDTASKGKALNNIGEVYINQGQYSKALEYYQQALAIAKQIDDKASQSTFLNNIGAVYDNQGQYGKALDYYQQALAISKQIRDISGEGITLNNIGGVYNNQGQYGEALEYYQQALAIAKQIGDTASQGRTFNNIGLVYDSLGQYGKALEYYQQALTIRKQIGDAAGVGGTFNNIGAVYNSQRQYDTALVYYQQALVIAKQIGDTAGVGNALNSIGAVYNSQGQYGKALDYYQQALAIRKQIGDTAGKATALNNIGEIYRSLGQYGKALEYYQQALAIIKQIGDTEGEGRTLNNIGTVYNSQGQYADAEKTLFAAIEVLESLRTRELADDQKISIFETQAQTYRFLQKALIGQNKTNTALEIAERGRARALVELLASKISENPGNTQTIKPPTIEQVKQIAKAQNATLVEYSIIYEPFKVQEKEEWLQSKLYIWVIKPTGEIAFKQVDLKSLDISLTDLVNRSRVSIGVGGRGGINIKPTGKPIQKQNLEKLYQVLIEPIASFLPANPDEHVIFIPHESLFLVPFVALQDKDGKYLIEKHTILTAPAIQVLDLTRQQRQRVTGKDVLVIGNPTMPKVGIPPVQLPALAGAQKEAVTIAGLFKTKPITGKDATKAAFKQKLSSAKIIHLATHGLLDDSDKSIPNAIAFAPSPQDDGLLKPEEIVDLKINAELVVLSACDTGRGKITGDGVIGLSRSLIIAGAPSVIVSLWSVSDSPTSEFMTEFYQQWPRNLDKAAVLRSTMLNTMKKYPNPAYWAAFTLIGESK, encoded by the coding sequence GTGGATTACCGTCTTAAATGCCTCTCTCTTGCTACTTTAGTGCTTTCCTTGTCTTTATCTGTGAGTGTTGCTGAATCAAAGACAAGGAAAATTGTGCAAACTCCTCTGACTGCACAGGCGCAAACAACACAACAACGCAGAGACGAAGCATGGCGGCTGACAATATTAGGCGTTCAACAGTTAAATCAAGGAGAGTTACAAGAAGCGTTAAAGACCTTTGAGCAAGCTTTACCCATTCACAAACAAATCGGCGACACAGCAGGGGAAAGCATAACTCTCAACAATATTGGTGCAGTTTATAACAGTCTGGGGCAGTATAGCAAAGCTTTAGAGTACTATCAGCAAGCTTTGGCAATTAGCAAACAAATCAGAGACATCAGCGGTGAAGGGATTACTCTCAATAATATTGGTGCAGTGTACAACAATCAAGGACAGTATGGCGAAGCCTTGGAGTACTATCAGCAAGCTTTAGCTATTTTCACACAAATCAGCGATACAGCAAGTAAAGGAAAAGCTCTCAACAACATTGGCGAAGTTTACATCAATCAGGGGCAGTATAGCAAAGCCTTGGAGTACTATCAGCAAGCTTTAGCCATTGCCAAACAAATTGACGACAAAGCAAGTCAAAGCACATTTCTCAACAATATTGGTGCGGTTTATGACAATCAGGGACAGTATGGCAAGGCTTTGGATTACTATCAGCAAGCTTTAGCAATTAGCAAACAAATCAGAGACATCAGCGGTGAAGGGATTACTCTCAATAATATTGGTGGAGTGTACAACAATCAAGGACAGTATGGCGAAGCTTTGGAGTACTATCAGCAAGCTTTAGCCATTGCCAAACAAATTGGCGACACAGCCAGTCAAGGGCGAACTTTCAACAATATTGGCTTAGTTTACGACAGTCTGGGACAGTATGGCAAAGCCTTAGAGTACTACCAGCAAGCCTTAACCATTCGCAAACAAATTGGTGATGCAGCAGGTGTAGGGGGAACTTTCAACAATATTGGGGCAGTTTACAACAGTCAAAGACAGTATGACACAGCCTTAGTGTATTATCAGCAAGCCTTAGTCATTGCCAAACAAATCGGTGACACCGCAGGTGTAGGGAATGCTCTCAACAGTATTGGTGCAGTTTACAACAGTCAAGGACAGTATGGCAAAGCTTTAGATTACTATCAGCAAGCCTTAGCCATTCGCAAACAAATAGGTGATACAGCAGGGAAAGCTACTGCTCTCAATAATATTGGGGAAATTTACCGCAGTCTCGGACAGTATGGCAAAGCCTTAGAGTACTATCAGCAAGCTTTAGCCATTATCAAACAAATCGGCGACACCGAGGGGGAAGGAAGAACTCTCAACAATATTGGGACAGTTTACAACAGTCAAGGACAGTATGCTGATGCGGAAAAAACTCTATTTGCTGCTATTGAGGTTTTGGAATCTTTGCGAACACGAGAATTAGCTGATGACCAAAAAATATCTATTTTTGAAACACAAGCTCAAACTTACCGTTTTCTACAAAAAGCTTTAATTGGTCAAAATAAAACTAATACAGCATTAGAAATTGCTGAACGAGGTAGAGCTAGAGCTTTAGTAGAGTTATTAGCTTCAAAGATATCCGAAAACCCTGGCAATACACAAACTATCAAACCACCTACCATTGAGCAAGTTAAACAAATTGCTAAAGCACAAAATGCTACCCTAGTCGAATATTCAATTATTTATGAGCCATTTAAAGTTCAAGAAAAAGAAGAATGGCTTCAATCAAAACTTTATATTTGGGTTATCAAACCAACTGGTGAAATTGCATTTAAGCAAGTAGACCTCAAATCCTTAGATATATCACTAACAGACCTTGTGAATAGAAGCCGTGTATCTATAGGTGTTGGAGGTCGCGGGGGTATAAACATCAAACCTACAGGTAAACCAATTCAAAAGCAAAACTTAGAAAAATTGTATCAGGTATTAATTGAACCGATCGCATCTTTTCTCCCGGCAAACCCAGATGAACACGTTATCTTTATCCCCCATGAATCGCTGTTTTTAGTTCCGTTCGTGGCACTGCAAGATAAAGACGGCAAATACCTGATTGAAAAACATACTATTTTAACTGCACCAGCAATTCAAGTATTAGACCTGACACGTCAGCAACGCCAAAGGGTGACAGGTAAAGATGTATTAGTTATAGGCAATCCGACAATGCCTAAAGTGGGTATTCCACCTGTGCAACTTCCAGCATTAGCAGGCGCACAAAAGGAAGCGGTAACAATTGCTGGTTTATTTAAGACTAAACCTATCACTGGCAAAGATGCCACAAAAGCAGCTTTTAAACAAAAATTATCATCTGCCAAGATTATTCATCTGGCAACGCATGGATTGTTAGATGATTCTGATAAGAGTATACCAAATGCGATTGCTTTTGCTCCCTCACCTCAAGATGATGGTTTACTCAAACCAGAAGAAATTGTCGATTTAAAAATTAATGCTGAATTAGTTGTTCTCAGCGCTTGCGATACCGGCAGAGGCAAAATCACTGGTGATGGTGTAATTGGACTTTCTCGTTCTTTGATTATTGCTGGTGCGCCGAGTGTGATTGTCTCATTATGGTCGGTTTCAGATTCACCAACATCAGAATTCATGACTGAATTTTATCAACAGTGGCCGCGAAATCTTGATAAAGCTGCGGTATTAAGAAGCACTATGTTAAATACTATGAAAAAATACCCCAATCCAGCTTATTGGGCGGCATTTACTTTAATTGGTGAGTCTAAGTAA
- a CDS encoding DUF1822 family protein, producing MRNLSSNTTQLNLDFEVLDTAAIPLSDEQINQAVELSNTIRNSSRQWQTYINALALFAFEQWLKERNNSLTINREHCTVLQPPLANAIASVANLQVGEFKLCLISTSSLSDMEVPLSKIVVDLPEYVPHFYVLIEVLEEQESAVVSNFLSYQQLVENQVRENLQAEEDWNYQIPLSWFENNLDRLLLYLRCLEPDVITLPDVKSRTQLLSTMQSELVALLPQLQSPESELWEVLTWEQGIAVLTNLELLNWVYNSQQADNSSIKTSLKDLLKLLTQPALNVGRWLWDELDELGQQFSWVLLPSLTPTAAMRSPTEEFQAIITQLQNRGLEIPSQARGAYHDLLLAGIPLRLYAVTWHILSESDPHLWTLLLVLGTASHDALPLRLKLRVSDQTSILLEQETNQEQGDSYLFTRVVGGWNEKFLVSVSLMDGIELSLPPFAFYPGRSL from the coding sequence ATGAGAAACTTATCAAGTAATACTACTCAATTAAACCTAGATTTTGAAGTTCTGGATACAGCCGCCATTCCTCTCTCAGATGAGCAAATTAATCAGGCTGTGGAACTTAGTAATACAATCCGCAATTCATCCCGGCAGTGGCAAACTTATATTAATGCTTTAGCGCTATTTGCTTTTGAGCAATGGCTAAAAGAACGAAACAATTCTCTAACTATTAATCGAGAACATTGTACAGTTTTACAGCCACCGCTCGCCAATGCGATCGCATCTGTAGCGAATTTACAAGTGGGAGAGTTTAAACTTTGCCTAATTTCCACTAGTAGCCTCTCTGATATGGAAGTGCCTTTATCTAAAATAGTCGTAGATTTACCAGAATATGTTCCTCATTTTTATGTATTGATAGAAGTTTTAGAAGAACAAGAATCGGCAGTTGTTTCTAATTTCTTATCTTATCAACAACTCGTAGAAAACCAGGTAAGAGAGAATTTACAAGCTGAGGAAGACTGGAATTATCAGATACCTTTAAGCTGGTTTGAGAATAATCTAGACCGCTTGTTATTATATTTGCGTTGTTTAGAACCAGATGTAATTACTTTACCAGATGTCAAGAGTCGAACTCAGCTTTTATCGACAATGCAAAGCGAATTAGTCGCATTGTTACCCCAATTGCAATCACCAGAAAGTGAACTATGGGAAGTTTTGACTTGGGAGCAAGGAATTGCTGTACTTACTAATCTAGAGTTGCTCAATTGGGTTTACAATTCGCAGCAAGCAGATAATTCTTCAATAAAAACCAGCTTAAAGGATTTACTCAAATTGTTGACACAGCCGGCGCTGAATGTAGGGCGTTGGTTATGGGATGAATTGGATGAATTAGGGCAGCAATTTTCATGGGTGCTGTTACCTAGTTTGACACCTACGGCGGCAATGCGATCGCCTACAGAAGAATTTCAGGCAATTATCACGCAACTTCAAAACAGAGGTTTAGAAATTCCCTCTCAAGCGCGGGGTGCTTACCACGATTTATTATTAGCAGGAATTCCGCTGCGGTTGTATGCTGTAACTTGGCATATCCTATCTGAATCAGACCCCCATTTATGGACATTGTTGTTAGTTTTAGGCACAGCTTCGCATGATGCTTTACCATTACGTTTAAAACTTCGGGTGAGTGACCAAACTAGCATTTTATTAGAACAAGAGACAAATCAAGAACAGGGTGATTCTTATTTGTTTACTCGTGTGGTTGGTGGCTGGAATGAGAAATTTTTGGTGAGTGTGAGTTTAATGGATGGCATTGAGTTGAGCTTGCCTCCATTTGCATTTTATCCGGGGCGATCGCTTTAA
- a CDS encoding response regulator — MNQALPKETSVQIFLIDCHEICLGGTIEVLHSQYPNATILTAQTAENALHQLTISQPDLVVIDIYIPEKPGVMASTNAGIQLLRNLMENYPNLNIIVHSAHIKSVVRIIPEIDAHTGGFTVADKTLSTKEMLARVDWALQGLTHTKEIKEIYAELELKPEWHNLLTLAFQEGLQDKAIAQRISVSERMVRHYWDKLQNALGIDGEELKNQGKNLRIITQIRAREAGLID; from the coding sequence ATGAACCAAGCTTTACCAAAAGAGACATCAGTTCAAATCTTTTTAATAGATTGTCACGAGATATGTCTAGGTGGAACAATCGAGGTGCTACATTCTCAGTACCCAAACGCTACAATTCTCACTGCTCAAACTGCCGAAAATGCTCTTCATCAATTAACTATTTCCCAACCGGATCTCGTTGTTATTGATATTTACATACCAGAAAAACCTGGAGTAATGGCATCAACTAATGCGGGTATACAACTCCTCAGAAATTTAATGGAGAATTATCCTAATCTGAATATTATTGTTCATAGCGCTCATATTAAGTCAGTGGTGCGGATTATTCCTGAGATTGATGCCCATACAGGAGGTTTTACAGTCGCTGATAAAACTCTTTCGACTAAGGAAATGCTAGCTAGAGTTGATTGGGCATTACAGGGATTAACTCATACAAAAGAGATTAAAGAAATTTACGCGGAATTAGAATTAAAACCAGAGTGGCATAATCTTCTAACTCTAGCCTTTCAAGAAGGATTACAAGATAAAGCGATCGCTCAACGTATCAGTGTATCTGAACGCATGGTGCGTCACTACTGGGATAAATTACAAAACGCTTTGGGTATTGATGGCGAAGAATTAAAAAATCAAGGGAAAAATCTCCGAATAATAACTCAAATTCGAGCTAGAGAAGCTGGTTTAATCGACTAA
- a CDS encoding S8 family serine peptidase: protein MKRSITSGILLTGFVWSSLGLFSIPPQVTAIAQTQENGNLFYLYKGQRIPLNQRQDAIAVAFKKVATRRLGGQPLYLQLQQALQGGIRGTNPPKVSPLGENYALVSLPKGTGEALQQRIQQQPYVQTTLPVLSRSQRQEIIVIPNEIIVSFEPKISESQRQTILQQNNLAVVRPLRFNRDRYLVKSTSTDAAKVLSIANQLNSVKGVSSAAPNFIQSITETGDWRLGTRDGGLGKSFASNQSRRSISPKTNLLGLAWHLDSLPLKQCLQQSISDWESLQTCLQQPSAATKSAVSRTDIRVTDAWKRSNGGRGVVVAVIDSLIQWDHPDLADNLYTVKAADKCPGEVHGWDFSAGGDSTDPCNNGDADTRINPTELASLGSKFQDTFQLSDAKLIQQYPQEALEVKQQNPDYSLEQIADVLRYVFRTYKVGGEFHGTYVSGTIAAKPKDSQGIVGVAPNAKILPVRIFGLNGSYVPSAYIEAIGYAADRGADIINLSLGSTLPTQGEEEAIADVLKANPKLVIVAAAGNENSSQVSFPAAYTGVVAVGATNIVGNRAPYSNYGKGLDVVAPGGDLDTPGLLGGIPTTGGTWLDAFWQGIPNPKSRWSAVVDPRGRYWWVQGTSFSSPAVAGVVALMKGENREISRERLVNILKSTASYQGLNITEEDAKLYLSQQKQGGVSSSVKEQQYFFGRGLVNADAAVQAVKQR from the coding sequence ATGAAACGCAGCATTACATCTGGGATCTTACTCACTGGTTTTGTTTGGTCTAGCTTGGGTCTGTTTTCCATCCCACCACAGGTTACAGCTATCGCTCAAACTCAAGAAAATGGTAATTTATTTTACCTTTATAAAGGACAACGCATTCCTTTAAATCAACGGCAGGATGCGATCGCAGTTGCTTTTAAAAAGGTGGCTACCCGTCGTCTTGGCGGTCAACCTCTTTACCTGCAACTCCAACAAGCTTTACAGGGTGGCATTCGCGGCACTAATCCGCCGAAAGTCAGTCCTCTCGGTGAGAACTATGCACTGGTGAGTCTGCCAAAAGGAACTGGGGAAGCTTTGCAGCAACGTATTCAACAGCAACCCTATGTGCAAACAACCTTACCAGTGTTGAGTCGCAGCCAACGCCAAGAAATCATTGTTATACCCAATGAAATTATTGTCAGCTTTGAGCCAAAAATCTCTGAAAGTCAGAGACAGACTATCTTACAGCAAAACAATTTAGCAGTCGTGCGTCCCTTGCGTTTTAATCGCGATCGCTATCTCGTCAAATCTACATCTACTGATGCTGCAAAAGTTCTCAGTATTGCCAACCAGCTAAACAGTGTCAAAGGTGTGAGTTCCGCTGCACCCAACTTCATCCAATCGATTACTGAGACTGGGGACTGGCGACTGGGGACTAGGGATGGGGGACTGGGTAAGAGTTTTGCTAGTAATCAATCCCGCAGAAGTATTTCTCCGAAAACAAATTTACTGGGATTAGCATGGCATCTCGACAGCTTACCCTTAAAACAATGTCTGCAACAATCAATATCAGACTGGGAATCACTGCAAACCTGCTTACAACAGCCAAGTGCAGCCACAAAATCTGCTGTTTCTCGCACAGATATCCGCGTCACAGATGCCTGGAAACGTAGCAATGGGGGACGAGGTGTCGTCGTCGCAGTTATAGATAGCCTCATACAGTGGGATCATCCCGATTTGGCAGATAATTTGTACACCGTGAAAGCTGCTGATAAATGTCCAGGGGAAGTTCACGGGTGGGATTTTTCTGCTGGTGGTGATAGCACCGACCCTTGCAACAACGGTGATGCGGATACTCGCATCAATCCTACAGAACTCGCTAGCCTTGGGTCAAAATTTCAGGATACCTTCCAATTATCTGACGCCAAATTAATCCAGCAATATCCGCAAGAAGCGCTGGAGGTGAAGCAACAAAACCCAGATTACTCTCTTGAACAAATTGCTGATGTTCTGCGTTACGTTTTTCGCACTTATAAAGTCGGTGGAGAATTTCACGGTACTTATGTGAGTGGCACAATTGCGGCTAAACCTAAAGATAGTCAAGGAATAGTAGGTGTAGCTCCCAATGCTAAAATTTTACCTGTGCGAATATTCGGGTTGAATGGGAGTTATGTTCCTTCAGCTTACATAGAAGCCATTGGCTATGCAGCCGATCGCGGTGCTGATATCATTAATCTCAGCTTAGGTTCTACCCTACCAACCCAGGGAGAAGAAGAAGCGATCGCTGATGTTCTCAAAGCGAATCCTAAACTCGTAATTGTCGCTGCTGCTGGCAACGAAAACTCCAGTCAGGTATCATTCCCGGCTGCATACACAGGAGTAGTTGCAGTTGGCGCAACCAATATTGTGGGTAATCGTGCGCCTTACAGTAATTACGGCAAAGGATTAGACGTAGTTGCACCCGGAGGCGACCTAGATACACCGGGATTGTTGGGTGGAATTCCCACCACAGGCGGCACTTGGCTGGATGCCTTCTGGCAAGGTATACCAAATCCCAAATCTCGTTGGTCTGCTGTAGTTGATCCGAGAGGTAGATATTGGTGGGTGCAAGGTACTTCCTTTTCTTCGCCAGCAGTGGCAGGGGTAGTGGCATTAATGAAAGGGGAAAATAGAGAAATTAGCCGAGAACGATTAGTTAATATTCTCAAATCTACAGCTAGTTATCAAGGGCTGAACATTACTGAGGAAGATGCCAAACTATATCTTTCTCAGCAAAAACAAGGTGGAGTATCTTCTTCAGTTAAAGAACAACAATATTTCTTTGGTAGAGGACTTGTGAATGCCGATGCAGCAGTTCAAGCAGTGAAGCA
- a CDS encoding type II toxin-antitoxin system VapC family toxin codes for MITVDTNIVVRLLTQDNELQYQKSLELFQNNHVFIPDTVILEIEWVLRFAYKFKSTEICAALQKLFGLANVHLTNASLITQVLQWHEAGLDFADAFHLAQAQNYSQLYTFDEKFVKRAKGLTVCEVKIP; via the coding sequence ATGATTACAGTTGATACTAATATTGTAGTACGACTGTTGACTCAAGATAATGAGTTACAGTACCAAAAGAGTTTAGAACTTTTTCAGAATAATCATGTTTTTATACCAGATACTGTCATTTTAGAAATAGAATGGGTTTTAAGATTTGCCTATAAGTTTAAATCAACAGAAATATGTGCAGCATTACAAAAGCTTTTTGGTTTAGCGAATGTTCATCTTACTAATGCGAGTTTAATTACTCAAGTACTGCAATGGCATGAGGCTGGCTTAGATTTCGCAGATGCTTTTCATCTCGCTCAGGCTCAAAATTATAGCCAACTTTATACGTTTGATGAGAAATTTGTGAAACGAGCCAAAGGACTAACAGTTTGCGAAGTCAAAATACCTTGA
- a CDS encoding AbrB/MazE/SpoVT family DNA-binding domain-containing protein, giving the protein MEIIKLSNEGQVIIPEVLRKAYGWEVGQELILIEMGDGILLKPKKLFPETSLDDVAGCLKYQGKPKTLEDMEDAIRQGAEELWHDYS; this is encoded by the coding sequence ATGGAAATTATCAAACTGTCTAATGAAGGACAAGTAATTATTCCTGAAGTATTGCGGAAAGCTTATGGCTGGGAAGTAGGGCAGGAATTAATACTAATTGAAATGGGTGATGGGATTCTTCTAAAGCCGAAGAAGTTATTTCCTGAAACTAGTTTGGATGATGTTGCAGGGTGTTTAAAATATCAAGGTAAACCAAAGACTCTCGAAGATATGGAAGATGCCATCCGTCAAGGTGCAGAGGAATTATGGCATGATTACAGTTGA
- a CDS encoding CHASE2 domain-containing protein: MNVSAFYLKVQQLDKKCLFDLSWGTGQNIGVTFAYPENLTALYQEWQRVYLRFYNTALRGRVEEIGSLTTPPVDWHAKLVQAEAQLLSEFHHWLRSAELYEIRAAIAQATNTIKTPYIDVFLSCNPLELARLPWEVWEIGIEFALDARKIRIVRTPTNRRETVTNFNRRDLRKARILAILGDDSGLDFQAEKKAIGSLTSLAEVTFVGWQPGESISELKTKIVNAISSDLGWDILFFAGHSNETNLTGGEIAIAPKVALLVSEIEQSLTIAKSRGLQVAIFNSCKGLSIANKLIDLGISQVAVMREPIHNCVAEEFFLRFLQALSQYEDVHTSLLAASKYLKLEKNLTYPSAYLIPSLFRHPEAELFRLKPLGFKQFLNSFKPSRQEAIAVSALLVISLLLPVQSFLLQRRILTQAIYRQITRQVAPATNPPPVLLVQIDEESIRKANISNPKPMDRKYLGSLVNRLKADNARVIGIDYLMDRPQPQSDRILAKSIQTAIASLSNPTWFVFAGTYNDNVWLRVLPEIASLHWSLEGEIDNYPWYMELLPHDNFQSQPWHFAGLLALTHQLQQIPNAPQPRLDSKTDLFQQISDFFNHSHKDAQTILTSKRTHLQLITVLSYQIQQTWLHPIIDFSIPPHQVYHSIPAWQLLENQAAAVNLQQQIVIIAPGGYYEAGIVKEGDDNFRDSESPLGIKYWRSQEQPANNSTVFTGGEYHAYIIHHFLTQRLVIPIPDLWVIGVAIFLGKNLYLWIHINKYKRWQLLVLPILITGIYGLLSLQVYISASAVLLPWFLPSITLWFYVLLTVLRRKIDE; the protein is encoded by the coding sequence ATGAATGTTTCAGCTTTTTACCTAAAAGTTCAACAGCTAGATAAAAAATGTTTATTTGATTTATCTTGGGGTACTGGGCAGAACATTGGTGTTACATTTGCCTATCCTGAAAATCTCACTGCACTATACCAAGAATGGCAGCGTGTTTATTTACGTTTTTATAACACAGCCCTGCGAGGCAGAGTAGAAGAAATTGGCAGTTTGACTACGCCTCCTGTTGATTGGCACGCGAAATTAGTACAAGCAGAAGCACAACTTTTATCTGAATTTCATCATTGGTTACGCAGTGCAGAATTATATGAAATTCGTGCAGCGATCGCTCAAGCAACCAATACAATAAAAACGCCCTATATTGATGTCTTTCTCAGTTGTAATCCTTTAGAATTAGCGCGATTACCGTGGGAAGTCTGGGAAATTGGCATAGAATTTGCTCTAGATGCTCGTAAAATTCGCATTGTTCGTACACCGACAAATAGGCGAGAAACAGTAACTAATTTTAATCGTCGTGATTTACGTAAAGCCAGGATTCTAGCGATTTTAGGAGATGATAGTGGTTTAGACTTTCAAGCAGAAAAGAAAGCTATAGGTTCCCTCACATCTCTAGCTGAAGTTACTTTTGTAGGTTGGCAACCAGGGGAAAGTATTAGTGAATTAAAAACTAAAATTGTGAATGCGATCTCCTCAGATTTAGGTTGGGATATTTTATTTTTTGCTGGTCACAGTAATGAAACAAATTTAACCGGAGGAGAAATTGCGATCGCTCCGAAGGTAGCTTTGTTAGTTAGTGAGATAGAGCAATCATTAACTATTGCCAAATCAAGAGGATTACAAGTTGCGATTTTTAATTCTTGTAAAGGGTTGAGTATTGCTAATAAACTTATTGACTTGGGTATAAGTCAAGTTGCAGTAATGCGAGAACCAATTCATAATTGCGTTGCGGAAGAATTTTTTCTGCGATTTTTGCAAGCATTATCTCAATACGAAGATGTTCACACATCATTATTAGCAGCCTCGAAATATCTCAAGTTAGAAAAGAATCTTACTTATCCTAGCGCTTATTTAATTCCCTCTCTATTTCGTCATCCAGAAGCAGAATTATTTCGGCTAAAACCACTTGGATTTAAGCAATTTCTCAATAGTTTTAAACCCAGTCGTCAAGAAGCGATCGCAGTTTCAGCTTTATTAGTAATTAGTTTATTACTACCAGTACAGAGCTTTTTATTACAGCGACGTATATTAACACAAGCTATCTATCGTCAAATTACAAGACAAGTTGCACCTGCGACAAATCCGCCACCAGTCCTCTTGGTGCAAATCGATGAAGAGTCGATTAGAAAAGCAAATATCTCTAACCCTAAACCAATGGATCGCAAGTATCTAGGAAGTTTAGTTAATCGGCTCAAAGCTGACAACGCTAGAGTAATTGGTATTGATTATCTAATGGATCGACCTCAACCACAAAGCGATCGCATCCTTGCTAAATCTATTCAAACTGCTATAGCCTCTTTGTCCAATCCCACATGGTTCGTATTTGCAGGAACTTACAACGATAATGTCTGGTTAAGAGTGCTACCTGAAATTGCTAGTCTGCATTGGAGTTTAGAAGGCGAAATTGATAATTATCCTTGGTATATGGAACTGTTACCCCATGATAATTTTCAATCTCAGCCTTGGCATTTTGCTGGTTTATTAGCTCTAACGCATCAATTGCAGCAAATCCCTAACGCGCCACAGCCAAGATTAGACAGCAAAACTGACTTATTTCAACAGATTAGTGATTTTTTTAACCATAGTCACAAAGATGCTCAAACCATCTTGACATCAAAGCGAACGCATCTGCAATTAATTACAGTCTTGAGTTATCAAATCCAGCAAACTTGGTTGCATCCCATCATTGACTTTTCCATTCCTCCTCATCAGGTATACCATTCCATCCCCGCTTGGCAACTACTAGAAAATCAAGCTGCTGCTGTAAATTTACAGCAGCAAATTGTGATTATTGCACCCGGAGGATATTACGAAGCTGGAATTGTCAAAGAAGGTGATGATAATTTCCGAGATTCGGAGTCACCACTTGGTATTAAATACTGGCGCTCTCAAGAGCAACCAGCTAATAACAGCACAGTTTTTACAGGCGGTGAATATCATGCTTACATAATCCATCACTTCTTAACACAGAGATTAGTTATACCGATTCCCGACTTATGGGTGATTGGTGTAGCAATATTTTTAGGAAAAAATTTGTATTTATGGATACATATAAACAAGTACAAACGCTGGCAGTTACTGGTACTACCAATACTCATCACAGGGATTTATGGACTGCTTAGTTTACAAGTTTATATTTCAGCAAGTGCAGTACTTTTACCTTGGTTTTTACCATCCATAACATTATGGTTTTATGTTCTACTTACTGTTCTGAGAAGAAAAATTGATGAATAA